The following proteins are co-located in the Cryptococcus neoformans var. neoformans B-3501A chromosome 12, whole genome shotgun sequence genome:
- a CDS encoding hypothetical protein (HMMPfam hit to zf-C2H2, Zinc finger, C2H2 type, score: 184.3, E(): 2.4e-52) has translation MYQQQTMASHPFFSHNNPWARSAICCDQHHGESTSAAMARLAGNIPFSHDENLHDHHLGYHDSSGCTSDCPLDTYCCSGDYCCDKHGSCSSGDECCDDPRCEEAHRPDSRASHQSHHNRSKPEQSRNHNHQQPMSLEEWAGTQEGCNAIQQLIECCNQPDCHIPVCPTDNSEVHPLPADPLSALFASLDAQQQPQPISTAQQPMAPVSSVEASHTCHWGNCHLVFGSMPDLLAHVAADHLNAAGTAHQSDQLLQQAQSAQSAQSAQSTPLALLTERALSSISTNTTGLQSHLPTNSSLQATSLAVNDALLSCMWDDCFPVPEVPAASSTSHSTFHHYNSDNCQAPHNHQHDHSYAAGEPFNPGTMLRHVLEEHLGIPPDIIGWPNEAELQAQAQAILEKHHHHHHIDPREALVNHSENCNHVHPHPHSHSHGNSAGTGANDSHPHGHALAHSQFHPNLHPHPHSLPHERSYAHSHSLSHSRPLSHEPLPTPPSTVKTEACTSPAASNDSVASTVLTASQSSKDLICLWPGCTIHTPFASTASLMDHLSEMHIPKGKDCYTCHWGGCGGEEGRVFKSRQKVLRHLQSHIGHKPFVCGVCNQAFSEAAPLTAHMRRHAQEKPFKCEHPGCGKSFAISSSLTIHMRTHNGEKPFVCPYCQKGFVEASNLTKHIRTHTGERPFACSHPGCGKKFSRPDQLKRHMTIHNKPPGEKRRGSGVPAK, from the exons ATGTACCAGCAACAGACCATGGCCAGCCACCCATTCTTCAGCCACAACAATCCTTGGGCCCGTTCTGCCATTTGCTGTGATCAGCACCACGGCGAATCGACTTCGGCCGCTATGGCACGTCTTGCTGGCAACATTCCCTTTTCTCATGATGAAAATTTACACGACCACCATCTCGGATACCACGACTCGTCTGGATGCACTTCGGATTGCCCTCTCGACACCTACTGCTGCAGTGGAGATTACTGCTGCGACAAGCATGGTTCTTGCTCCAGTGGAGATGAGTGTTGCGACGACCCACGTTGTGAAGAAGCGCACAGACCGGATAGTCGTGCCAGTCATCAAAGCCATCACAACCGTTCTAAACCCGAGCAAAGCCGTAACCATAACCACCAGCAGCCTATGAGTCTGGAAGAATGGGCTGGAACCCAGGAAGGGTGTAACGCCATACAACAGCTG ATTGAATGCTGTAACCAGCCAGACTGCCATATACCGGTCTGCCCTACGGACAATTCTGAAGTCCATCCACTGCCGGCAGACCCCTTGTCAGCCCTATTTGCATCACTAGATgcacagcagcagcctcaACCTATCTCCACTGCCCAGCAGCCTATGGCGCCGGTAAGCTCCGTTGAGGCTTCTCACACTTGCCACTGGGGTAATTGCCACCTCGTTTTTGGCTCAATGCCCGACCTTTTGGCACATGTGGCGGCAGATCACCTTAACGCAGCGGGTACGGCGCATCAGTCCGATCAACTTCTGCAGCAAGCCCAGTCTGCCCAGTCTGCCCAGTCTGCCCAGTCTACCCCGTTAGCACTGCTTACTGAGCGCGCGCTGTCTAGTATTAGTACGAATACGACTGGTTTACAGAGTCATTTGCCGACTAATTCTTCGCTTCAAGCCACATCTTTGGCCGTCAATGACGCCCTGCTATCTTGCATGTGGGATGACTGCTTTCCTGTCCCCGAGGTGCCTGCTGCTTCATCAACGTCTCACAGCACGTTCCATCATTACAACTCTGATAACTGCCAGGCTCCTCATAATCACCAGCACGACCATTCTTACGCTGCTGGAGAGCCCTTTAACCCTGGGACGATGCTACGACATGTTCTGGAAGAGCATTTGGGTATTCCCCCTGATATCATTGGCTGGCCGAATGAGGCTGagcttcaagctcaagcaCAGGCGATCCTTGAGAagcaccatcatcatcaccataTCGACCCTCGCGAGGCCTTAGTGAACCACTCTGAGAACTGCAATCATGTGCATCCTCACCCTCACTCTCATTCTCATGGGAACAGTGCCGGCACCGGTGCCAATGACTCACATCCTCATGGCCATGCTCTCGCTCACTCTCAGTTCCATCCcaatcttcatcctcatcctcattctcttcctcatgaGCGCTCGTATGCTCATTCTCATTCCCTCTCTCATTCACGTCCTCTCTCGCACGAACCTCTTCCTACGCCCCCCTCCACGGTCAAGACCGAAGCCTGCACCTCCCCTGCCGCTTCCAACGATTCCGTCGCCAGCACAGTCCTCACTGCATCCCAATCCTCTAAAGATCTGATCTGTCTCTGGCCCGGGTGCACCATCCACACTCCTTTTGCTTCCACTGCTTCTCTCATGGATCATCTGTCCGAAATGCACATCCCGAAAGGTAAAGATTGTTATACATGCCATTGGGGTGGGTGcggtggtgaagaagggagggtGTTTAAGAGTAGGCAAAAGGTGTTGAGGCATTTGCAGAGCCATATAGGACACAAACCGTTCGTTTGTGGGGTGTGTAATCAGGCGTTCTCGGAAGCGGCGCCTTTGACGGCGCATATGAGGAGACATGCGCAAGAAA AACCTTTCAAGTGCGAACATCCAGGATGTGGCAAATCGTTTGCAATCTCTTCGTCTTTAACAATCCACATG CGCACACATAACGGTGAAAAGCCATTTGTCTGCCCGTATTGTCAGAA GGGGTTTGTAGAAGCGTCCAACTTGACCAAACAC ATCCGAACGCATACGGGCGAACGGCCATTTGCGTGCTCTCATCCTGGATGCGGCAAGAAATTCTCGCGTCCTGATCAGCTGAAGAGGCACATGACTATTCATAACAAGCCACCTGGGGAGAAAAGGCGAGGAAGTGGTGTCCCTGCGAAGTAA
- a CDS encoding hypothetical protein (HMMPfam hit to Aminotran_5, Aminotransferase class-V, score: 115.6, E(): 1.2e-31) → MPDRKDVHNFAAGPSPLPTTVLEDAAKGLLNYADTGMGICELSHRGKEFKAVIEGAEANLRNLLAIPDNYTILFSQGGGTGQFSAVLLNLLSAHRLAHPVPAEEFKPPTIDYVLTGSWSSKAYAEAQRLVLPPFPNCPGFATPRIAASTKATGWTRLPKREEYDFSKDAAYVYYCENETINGVEFPPASAQDSAYAFPFDLVPEGVNVVADYSSSFISRPIPNIERHAIIYAGAQKNLGPSGVTVLIVRNDLLVDTTAAAKLGCVPATPITYEYKILAENASLYNTPPTFPIYVSALVLQHLIDAKGGLTGLEATNREKAKLLYATLDAAESRGKVRTVVREKDARSWMNVTFEIVGEGKEKAFLEGAEKKGFKQLKGHRSVGGIRASIYNAVTVDSVKALCQYINEFGEQ, encoded by the exons ATGCCAGACAGGAAAGACGTTCACAACTTTGCCGCTGGCCCCTCGCCTCTCCCCACCACCGTCCTCGAAGATGCCGCCAAGGGTCTTTTGAACTATGCCGATACCGGCATGGGTATCTGTGAACTCAGTCACCGAGGCAAAGAGTTCAAGGCCGTCATTGAAGGTGCCGAGG CCAATCTTCGAAACCTCCTTGCCATCCCCGATAACTacaccatcctcttctcccaaggCGGTGGAACCGGCCAATTCTCTGCTGTCCTCCTTaacctcctctccgcccaCCGTCTTGCCCACCCCGTCCCTGCCGAAGAGTTCAAACCCCCTACCATCGACTACGTCTTGACAGGCTCCTGGTCTTCCAAGGCATACGCCGAAGCCCAACGCCTCGTCCTCCCGCCCTTCCCCAACTGCCCAGGCTTTGCGACACCCCGCATCGCCGCGAGCACAAAGGCTACGGGCTGGACTAGATTGCCCAAGCGGGAAGAGTACGATTTCAGTAAAGATGCCGCGTATGTGTATTACTGCGAGAATGAAACTATCAACGGTGTCGAGTTCCCTCCCGCTTCTGCACAGGACTCTGCCTATGCTTTCCCCTTTGACCTCGTCCCTGAAGGCGTCAACGTCGTCGCCGACTACTCTTCGTCATTCATCTCCCGCCCCATCCCCAACATTGAAAGACACGCCATCATCTATGCCGGTGCGCAAAAGAACCTCGGACCCTCTGGCGTCACCGTCCTCATCGTAAGGAACGATCTCTTGGTCGACACTACCGCCGCTGCCAAGCTCGGCTGCGTCCCCGCAACTCCTATTACTTATGAATACAAAATCCTCGCTGAAAACGCTTCTCTCTACAACACCCCTCCCACTTTCCCCATCTACGTCTCTGCCCTCGTGCTCCAACATCTCATCGACGCCAAGGGAGGTCTTACCGGTCTGGAAGCGACGAACCGCGAAAAGGCAAAACTCCTTTATGCGACTCTTGATGCAGCCGAGTCAAGGGGCAAGGTGAGAACTGTtgtgagggagaaggatgcGAGGAGTTGGATGAACGTCACGTTTGAGATTGTGGGAGAGGGTAAGGAAAAGGCGTTCTTGGAAGGTgctgagaagaaggggttCAAACAACTCAAGGGCCACAGGTCGGTTGGTG GTATCCGAGCGTCAATTTACAACGCCGTCACCGTCGACTCTGTCAAGGCTCTCTGCCAATATATCAACGAGTTCGGAGAGCAATAG
- a CDS encoding hypothetical protein (HMMPfam hit to Pyridoxal_deC, Pyridoxal-dependent decarboxylase conserved domain, score: -73.6, E(): 7.7e-10): protein MPVFSTLINSTESYQRRFDQMARAVLVYWVLKYVLLDGFRHIKARGLCGTANEIRNKIKSLVVRIMLAFPSNRAKLNSELAKTRAELKEKLAPSQYPDGVRLTTVRTLPETGRGREWLESEWENLKKLEKADVDNGRVSGAVYHGGDELNAVINEAMAKFVVTNPLHPDVFPGVRKMESEIVSMCLNLFNGPNGAGTTTSGGTESILMSVKTHRDWARVTKGITRPEMVIPSSAHAAFWKASEYFNIKLHVIPVNQKTRKAEVTAMKRAINPNTIMIVGSAPNFPDGAIDPIPELGALAKRRNVGLHVDCCLGSFIMPFLEKAGFSEGIDPFDFRVPGVTSISCDTHKYAFCPKGTSVIMYRSSELRRFQYYVITDWAGGVYASPSMAGSRPGSVLAGAWAVLNHIGADGYTSSCRQIISAARYLTSSLRTLFPDDLYVLGDPKGPVVAFNSKTINIYAVGDVMSKKGWHLSALGGDGGLHMAFTRLSAKSVDKLIEDLGDALKEVKASPQGAGGDMVALYGLGQTSAGPHVVGKLAETFLDTLYE, encoded by the exons ATGCCTGTCTTTTCAACGCTCATAAACAGCACGGAAAGTTATCAACGTCGCTTTGACCAGATGGCCAGAGCTGTACTTGTTTACTGGGTCTTGAAATATGTTCTTCTCGACGGCTTTCGCCACATCAAGGCAAGAGGGTTATGCGGCACTGCCAATGAGATCAGAAACAAGATCAAATCTCTAGTCGTCCGCATCATGCTCGCATTCCCTTCCAACAGAGCCAAACTCAATTCTGAACTAGCCAAAACTCGAGCTGAGCTCAAAGAAAAGCTTGCGCCAAGTCAGTACCCAGATGGCGTCAGACTAACGACAGTGAGGACTTTGCCGGAAAcggggagaggaagagaatggcTAGAGAGTGAGTGGGagaacttgaagaagctcgagAAGGCGGATGTGGATAACGGTAGAGTCAGTGGAGCCGTCTATCAT GGCGGGGATGAACTTAATGCTGTCATCAACGAGGCTATGGCCAAATTTGTAGTCACCAACCCTTTGCATCCTGATGTGTTCCCTGgagtgaggaagatggaaagtgaGATCGTCAGCATGTGTCTGAACCT GTTCAACGGGCCTAATGGCGCTGGCACAA CTACTTCTGGTGGCACTGAATCTATTCTTATGTCCGTCAAGACCCACCGAGACTGGGCACGAGTAACCAAGGGTATCACAAGACCGGAAAT GGTCATCCCGTCGTCAGCCCACGCAGCATTCTGGAAAGCATCAGAATACTTCAACATCAAACTTCATGTCATCCCAGTTAACCAAAAAACAAGGAAAGCTGAAGTTACAGCTATGAAGCGAGCTATCAACCCTAACACAATTATGATTGTCGGTTCAGCACCAAACTTTCCAGATGGCGCTATC GACCCCATCCCCGAACTCGGTGCTCTCGCGAAACGACGTAACGTCGGTCTTCACGTCGACTGCTGCTTGGGTTCATTCATCATGCCATTCCTGGAAAAAGCCGGGTTCAGTGAAGGCATTGATCCTTTCGACTTTCGAGTCCCAGGGGTGACTAGTATTAGTTGCGACACTCACAAATATGCTTTCTGTCCTAAAG GAACTTCGGTGATCATGTATCGTTCGTCTGAGCTAAGGAGATTCCAGTATTATGTTATTACTGATTGGGCTGGAGGGGTGTATGCAAGTCCTTCGATGGCTGGTTCGAG ACCCGGATCTGTCCTGGCCGGCGCATGGGCAGTACTCAACCACATCGGTGCCGA CGGCTATACCTCCTCATGCCGTCAAATCATATCCGCCGCCCGATACctcacttcttcccttcGTACCCTTTTCCCTGACGACCTTTACGTCCTCGGAGACCCCAAGGGGCCTGTAGTAGCATTTAATAGTAAGACGATAAACATATATGCGGTGGGAGATGTGATGAGTAAGAAGGGATGGCATCTGAGTGCTTTGGGTGGAGATGGGGGCTTACATATGGCTTTCACT AGACTATCAGCGAAGAGCGTGGATAAGTTGATTGAGGATTTGGGAGACGCGTTGAAAGAGGTCAAAGCATCTCCTCAAGGTGCGGGTGGGGATATGGTCGCTCTTTACG GTCTTGGACAGACGAGCGCGGGACCGCATGTGGTGGGTAAGCTCGCAGAGACGTTCTTGGATACGCTGTACGAGTAA
- a CDS encoding hypothetical protein (HMMPfam hit to Cation_efflux, Cation efflux family, score: 204.1, E(): 2.6e-58) has protein sequence MQPPTTPTSNRRSHFPSSRQSFSAGSAAKPRRYQSRQNSFLRLFIGALAITASKTWVIDNHGGEGGGAGWLVLAYWASRVFVEGKQVWDGRRRKAFRLDATSNGIGVKDYILSSFNYVLQSLAFFMSLGSLGPFKTSIIGMTGSLLATAQPTTIRSFGPLLPLILASGYAFAQQLLLKDFQAVIAILVFALTTYVIQGRFLEPKTAGSRETIDGRHSLYRTILSALVATVSVIALYFMGFIPIPVPVSSTASQRFGSFVAAFLVSNIPLSFGQNSPSSAGLRLKTWRDKATFLTCIPILQFFALHPIPTTVDVVILLPISVFSIWAESIFKAQPELAPSWTFSNHNLSTANHSWSFLSLVPSRWRPHFQTIISTPTSSRIFYFLLLNLAYMGVQMGYGVFTNSLGLISDAIHMLFDCLGLGVGLWASVAAMWKPDGRYTFGYSRVETLSGFANGCFLILISVFIIFEAIQRVYNPPEMETHQLLLVSGIGLAINLWGMWATGGHHHHGHSHGHDHAQVHAAPKVEVHKQGVSQNDAHKYEDHHLDLHSHDHHHKPSASSKVSPRPASKLQKRKSSGQLKDSGPSATTPQKTNNGHNHDEHCSHDGEKHSHSHNHHKLTLESSTHNDAHAHEDDYDHAHAHGHGHDHDRGHDHAHSHNMRGVFLHVLADTLGSVGVIISTILIRFTGWTGFDPIASLFIAALIMASVIPLVVDSGRILCLDVGEEKESEIRSALTELSSVDGLASYAAPRFWPRCEGELVGSIHIQLAPSPSSFDPTRLSTPPSSSRPRKGDAIYANSEKVVGRVEKVLKKRIKGLTELVVQVEGSEERSFCTCMTGGDQ, from the exons ATGCAGCCACCCACCACGCCCACTTCCAACCGCCGATCccattttccttcttcccgcCAGTCCTTTTCGGCCGGGTCGGCAGCCAAACCCCGACGATACCAGAGTCGGCAAAATTCATTCTTAAGACTGTTCATCGGGGCATTGGCGATAACTGCTAGCAAAACATGGGTTATCGATAACcatggaggagagggagggggTGCCGGGTGGCTAGTCCTGGCATACTGGGCCTCGAGAGTGTTTGTTGAAGGAAAGCAAGTgtgggatggaagaagacgaaagGCCTTTCGGTTAGATGCAACCAGCAATGGAATAGGAGTGAAG GATTACATACTCTCGAGTTTCAATTATGTGCTTCAGTCACTGGCATTCTTCATGTCTCTGGGTTCCTTAGGACCCTTCAA GACTTCTATAATAGGTATGACCGGTAGCTTGCTCGCAACAGCGCAGCCCACAACTATCCGATCA TTTGGACCTTTACTACCTCTGATACTAGCCTCTGGCTATGCTTTTGCCCAACAGCTTTTGCTAAAAGACT TTCAAGCAGTCATTGCCATCTTGGTGTTCGCATTAACCACATATGTCATCCAGGGTCGTTTCCTCGAACCCAAGACAGCTGGCAGTAGAGAGACCATAGATGGAAGGCACAGCTTGTATAGGACCATTTTATCTGCTTTGGTTGCTACTGTATCAGTTATAGCGCTCTACTTCATG GGGTTCATACCCATACCTGTTCCTGTATCATCGACTGCCTCACAACGCTTCGGTTCCTTCGTCGCTGCCTTCCTCGTCAGCAATATTCCGCTGTCGTTTGGTCAAAACTCCCCTTCCAGCGCCGGTCTTCGACTCAAAACATGGCGCGACAAGGCGACCTTCTTGACTTGTATTCCTATTCTTCAGTTCTTCGCTTTACATCCTATACCCACCACTGTAGATGTGGTTATCCTTTTGCCTATTTCGGTGTTCAGCATCTGGGCAGAGTCAATATTTAAAGCACAACCCGAACTCGCGCCCTCG TGGACGTTTTCCAATCATAATCTCTCCACTGCCAATCATTCATGGTCTTTTCTCTCACTTGTACCCTCCAGATGGCGGCCTCATTTTCAGACAATCATCAGCACTCCAACTTCATCGCGCATATTCtactttcttcttctcaacttGGCCTATATGGGCGTGCAGATGGGCTATGGAGTATTTACCAATTCCTTGGGCCTCATCTCTGACG CCATTCATATGCTGTTTGACTGTCTCGGTTTGGGCGTAGGATTGTGGGCCTCTGTGGCAGCGATGTGGAAACCCGATGGGCGATACACCTTTGGTTATTCCCGTGTCGAAACCCTCAGCGGATTTGCAAATGGGTGTTTTCTTATTCTCATTTCAGTTTTCATCATATTTGAAGCCATCCAGCGAGT GTACAACCCGCCGGAAATGGAGACTCACCAATTACTGCTCGTTTCGGGGATAGGGTTGGCCATCAATTTGTGGGGAATGTGGGCTACCGGAgggcatcatcatcatggacATAGTCACGGACATGATCATGCCCAAGTACACGCTGCACCCAAAGTA GAGGTACACAAACAGGGAGTATCCCAAAATGACGCTCATAAATATGaagatcatcatcttgatCTTCACAGTCATGACCATCACCACAAACCTAGCGCC TCGTCAAAAGTCAGTCCTCGTCCGGCATCCAAACTGCAAAAACGCAAATCCTCTGGTCAGCTCAAGGATTCTGGTCCAAGCGCAACAACCCCGCAGAAGACGAATAATGGGCATAACCATGATGAGCATTGTTCGCACGACGGTGAAAAGCATTCA CATTCTCACAATCACCATAAATTGACCCTCGAATCTTCCACTCACAACGATGCCCATGCCCACGAAGACGACTATGACCACGCACACGCTCATGGTCACGGTCATGATCATGACCGCGGGCATGATCATGCCCATAGCCATAACATGCGGGGCGTATTTTTGCATGTTTTAGCC GATACACTCGGTAGTGTAGGCGTCATCATCTCAACTATCCTCATCCGATTTACAGGCTGGACAGGCTTCGACCCTATCGCCAGTTTATTTATTGCTGCCCTCATCATGGCGAGTGTAATCCCGCTAGTCGTTGATTCCGGCAGGATCTTGTGCTTGGACgttggggaagagaaggaaagtgAAATCCGGAGCGCACTGACCGAG CTGTCGTCCGTGGACGGCCTAGCGAGTTATGCTGCCCCTCGCTTCTGGCCTCGATGTGAGGGAGAACTCGTCGGTTCGATCCACATCCAACTGgccccttctccctcttcttttgatcCTACCCGATTATCCACACCTCCAAGCAGTTCGCGGCCTCGCAAGGGTGACGCGATTTATGCCAACTCTGAAAAAGTGGTGGGGAGGGTGGAAAAAGttttgaagaagcggaTAAAAGGTTTGACGGAACTTGTTGTACAGGTTGAAGGGAGCGAAGAGAGGTCGTTCTGTACGTGCATGACAGGTGGGGATCAATAG
- a CDS encoding hypothetical protein (HMMPfam hit to AAA, ATPase family associated with various cellular activities (AAA), score: 43.4, E(): 6.1e-10), giving the protein MSNKVNCPICNISVPEGDINLHLDLKCKGAPPAELSTPQQVFDFTSSLHPKTQPSTSQTSPSTHPGSSQRARASQANLDERRASVGADGKKNIAPVFQTQGAVTKRKAEGKETKVIGGDGFGGGKGAKQRRVNPLAAAQPLAERSRPSEISQYIGQSDIVGLGSLLRVQIEASKLVGSCILWGPPGCGKTTLARLIAKSSGADFKELSATSSGTQDVRQVFEKAKNGLQMTGRRTVLMIDEIHRFNRAQQDLLLPYVEKGWIQLIGATTENPSFKVNGALLSRCQVFTLHAHSPESLQIILRNAVQTISESEPIPYLPSGLIPFLADVADGDARQALNGLELALRTCQTMDETASAEKAQRVNSASGEKMEKEGQKDEFDAAVEEAEEGYQKKKRDEEIMDAVRRGLQKGYNRTGEERYDMISALHKCLRGSDGSAAMYWLARMITGGEDPLYIARRLIVVASEDVGLADNHALPLAMATYQACQTIGLPECRINLAHCVAYLAEAPKSTRSYKAYAAAEQLATMPPLPGVPLQIRNAPTQLMKKLGYGKKYAYNPDYGHPVHNDYLPESLLQHSSHSHDPSQHILKTADQFEADKKWDEEYLDEWERVVNDGVAWEGRYERFGEI; this is encoded by the exons ATGTCCAATAAAG TTAACTGCCCTATCTGTAACATCTCGGTACCCGAGGGCGACATCAACCTCCATCTCGACCTCAAATGCAAAGGCGCTCCCCCAGCTGAATTATCTACTCCACAACAAGTATTCGATTTCACGAGCTCACTACATCCGAAGACCCAACCATCAACCTCCCAAACCTCTCCATCGACCCATCCCGGGAGCAGTCAAAGAGCGAGAGCTAGCCAAGCGAACTTAGATGAGCGGAGGGCATCTGTGGGGGCTGacgggaagaagaatataGCGCCAGTTTTTCAAACGCAAGGAGCTGTTacgaagaggaaagcggaggggaaggaaacAAAAGTGATTGGTggtgatggatttggagggGGTAAGGGGGCGAAGCAGCGGCGGGTGAATCCCTTAGCTGCTGCTCAACC CTTGGCGGAACGATCAAGACCTTCAGAGATATCACAGTATATCGGACAGTCAGATATAGTCGGTTTAGGAAGTCTGTTACGGGTCCAAATTGAAGCAAGCAAGCTGGTGGGGAGCTGTATACTATGGGGACCACCAGGGTGTGGGAAAAC AACGTTGGCCAGGCTGATTGCAAAGTCTTCTGGAGCAGACTTCAAAGAACTTTCCGCGACAAG TTCGGGTACTCAAGACGTTCGGCAAGTTTTTGAAAAGGCTAAAAATGGACTGCAGATGACTGGAAG ACGGACTGTTCTAATGATCGATGAGATACATCG ATTTAACCGTGCCCAGCAAGATCTGCTACTACCTTACGTTGAAAAAGGTTGGATACAGCTTATAGGGGCTACCACCGAAAACCCTTCATTCAAGGTCAACGGTGCTTTGCTTAGTAGATGCCA AGTGTTTACATTACACGCCCATTCTCCTGAATCCCTTCAAATTATTCTACGCAATGCCGTGCAAACCATCTCTGAATCCGAACCCATCCCTTATCTCCCATCAGGGCTCATCCCTTTCCTTGCGGATGTTGCAGATGGTGATGCCCGTCAAGCACTTAACGGTCTCGAGCTCGCTCTGCGCACGTGTCAAACAATGGACGAGACTGCCAGCGCGGAAAAAGCACAACGGGTCAATTCCGCCAGTGGTGaaaaaatggaaaaagaggggCAAAAAGACGAGTTCGATGCGGCGGTTGAGGAAGCGGAGGAGGGCtatcagaagaagaagagagacgagGAGATTATGGATGCTGTGAGGCGAGGATTGCAGAAAGGGTATAATAGGacgggagaagagagatatGATATGATTTCGGCGCTGCACAAATGCTTGAGAGGATCGGACGGAAGTGCAGCAATGTACTGGCTGGCTAG GATGATTACCGGCGGGGAAGATCCCTTATACATAGCCAGAAGGTTAATCGTAGTGGCGAGTGAGGACGTAGGCCTGGCAGATAACCATGCGCTGCCACTGGCTATGGCTACATATCAGGCTTGTCAAACGATCGGTTTGCCCGAATGTCGAATTAATCTTGCC CATTGCGTCGCATATCTGGCTGAAGCTCCCAAGTCAACAAGATCCTATAAGGCTTATGCCGCA GCAGAACAGCTGGCAACTATGCCGCCTTTACCTGGCGTTCCTTTACAAATCCGCAACGCTCCTACCCAGCTCATGAAGAAGTTGGGTTACGGGAAGAAATATGCGTACAACCCAGATTATGGTCATCCAGTTCATAAT GACTACTTACCTGAATCCCTTCTGCAACATTCTTCGCACTCTCATGATCCAAGTCAACACATTCTCAAGACAGCGGACCAGTTTGAGGCGGACAAGAAGTGGGACGAGGAGTATCTTGATGAGTGGGAGAGGGTGGTGAACGACGGTGTAGCTTGGGAAGGGAGATATGAGCGATTTGGTGAGATATAA
- a CDS encoding hypothetical protein (HMMPfam hit to A1pp, Appr-1-p processing enzyme family, score: 116.8, E(): 5.2e-32), with translation MTPADIPTLSQLYRHDLKNALNPTKPKYEFTKQLNDRVSIWRGDITKLEADMIVNAANSSLLGGGGVDGAIHRAAGKPLLEECKKLGGAQTGETKFTAGYNLPSKKIAHTVGPVYHSHPPQRAAQLLKSCYQSSLEGCRDSGGGVIGFSSISTGVYGYPIKDATHIALETTRQFLEQDDSITRVIYVVFSKRDEDVYREIIPQYFPPDPEHGHGSV, from the exons ATGACACCCGCCGACATCCCTACCCTTTCCCAGCTCTACCGCCATGATCTCAAGAATGCACTCAATCCCACCAAGCCAAAGTATGAGTTTACGAAACAGCTCAATGATCGGGTCTCCatttggagaggagataTCACCAAGCTCGAG GCCGACATGATCGTCAACGCTGCCAACTCGTCACTCCTCGGCGGGGGCGGCGTCGACGGTGCGATCCACCGGGCTGCAGGCAAGCCCCTGCTCGAGGAATGTAAAAAGCTGGGCGGTGCCCAGACGGGGGAAACAAAGTTTACCGCCGGCTACAAC CTACCGAGCAAGAAGATCGCACATACAGTCGGACCCGTCTACCACTCGCACCCACCCCAACGTGCAGCCCAGCTTTTGAAAAGCTGTTACCAATCGTCGTTGGAAGGGTGTAGAGATTCGGGCGGAGGCGTCATTGGGTTTAGTAGTATCTCTACTGGTGTCT ATGGGTATCCGATCAAGGATGCTACGCATATCGCACTCGAGACAACTCGTCAGTTCTTGGAACAAGATGACTCT ATTACAAGAGTAATCTACGTCGTGTTTTCAaaaagggatgaagatgtctATCGGGAGATTATCCCACAGTATTTCCCTCCTGATCCCGAACATGGACATGGAAGTGtgtaa